AACATAAGCAACGAACAAAAAGTCACGAACTCCTTGGTTGTCGTTTGGATTCAGTTCAAGCAGCTCTTCGTAGTGCTTTGTTGCCTCGTTTATTTTTCCTATATTGTACAAGGCCTCGGCATAATAAAGTTTTGCCCGCATAAACGGTCTTGTCTCGATTAGTCCCCAGAAATGGCCTTTGTTTTTCATAAAAAAGGCTTTACCCAATTCCTTTTGCCCTAGCAACATTCCTTTTTCATACATTTTGGCAGCTTTTTCAACGCTACCCGCCACCTCCGCAAGGATATTATAGGCATCTACACAATCCGAATTTAGTTTTAGAGCCTCTTCAGCAAGCTTGTAGCGCTGTTTCCCCACTGCTTCAAAGGCATCATAAATTAAATCTTGGGCGCGCTCTTCGTTACCCTTCGGAAGTACTTTTTGAGGAGCATTTAGCCGTTGATTTAAAAATTGATTGATTTCATCGATGCTTTCAAAGTTTTCCCCCTGAAGTTCTGTGATTGCCTCCTGCATAGCCCTCTCCGTCACCATTGGTCCCTGTTGAGGATTGAATTGGACAACGGGGGCTTTGACACCATTTGGAGCATCATAAAAGCTCCTTAGGAGATCCGTTATTTCATCAGACAAAACACTCTCAAGTTCCTTAAACGCCGATGAAACGGAACCAGCTGAAACCCCGTATTGCTCCCCAAGCTCTTTTTGTGTATAGCTTAATCCCATCGGCACAAGCGTTGTCACTAAATAATGAATTGCTGCTGCATAGATGTTGGGATTTTGAATCCTCTTTTCTCTTTTCTGGCAAAATTGGAACCAAAGAATAGTCCCAGTTTCCACTAGCAATTCCGAATCATCAAGGGTTTCAAATTTATTTTTAAAGATACCTGCCACTTCTTGATAGATGGGCGCTGGCCAGTCCAAGCTATCAAGATCAACGCTTTGGCCCACCATTGGAAGTTCACTCAATACCTCAATAAAAAAGTCCGTTAAATACTCCTGCGGTAAATCATACCCA
The Neobacillus sp. PS3-40 genome window above contains:
- a CDS encoding SEC-C metal-binding domain-containing protein, whose product is MNEKVSRNDPCPCGSGKKFKKCCGANEAISITHIIESEIDDLQKRILYFAMDHYGVEIEEDFEDLQEVMVIAEEQSREFYEMIHTIWFSLFEQLEDGETILEKFIAIEGRRIKRPKLRGILQTWVNPKVIAGKIIGVENNKLSVMDVFTSEIIEAYMVTEHFPVEMGSFFVGLLLPYDQNYVFFPGPLDLTDIPVEQAVDFIERSSVDAGYDLPQEYLTDFFIEVLSELPMVGQSVDLDSLDWPAPIYQEVAGIFKNKFETLDDSELLVETGTILWFQFCQKREKRIQNPNIYAAAIHYLVTTLVPMGLSYTQKELGEQYGVSAGSVSSAFKELESVLSDEITDLLRSFYDAPNGVKAPVVQFNPQQGPMVTERAMQEAITELQGENFESIDEINQFLNQRLNAPQKVLPKGNEERAQDLIYDAFEAVGKQRYKLAEEALKLNSDCVDAYNILAEVAGSVEKAAKMYEKGMLLGQKELGKAFFMKNKGHFWGLIETRPFMRAKLYYAEALYNIGKINEATKHYEELLELNPNDNQGVRDFLFVAYVDQGELKKAQSLLKQHDEGTAQGLYNKVLLELLEKGFTSKAATLLKAAKKQNKYVIAFLTGKKRVPDQQPDYYGWGDENEAIIYAFGHLHLWRKIDGLNDWVKNK